GCAGCGGTCGCAGACGACCAAAGGTCAGCCATTCCAGGCCGACAAAGGCCTTGGGCAAAACCAGCAACAAGGCAACGACCAAACCGGCGATCGTCGCGATCAATCCCCAAACGATGGTCGCGACGGCAAACTTGCGGGAAATATCGTCATCGTACGAAAACGATTCGATGTGCTCCGACGCACGCCCGGCGGATGTCTGGCCAGATTCAAACGGACCGGATGGGTCGCTCGGGTCTAGACTGGTCTCTGCGGTGGCCACCAAGTGATCCTCGACGAAGGGGACAATAGCAAGACAAAGGTTGATATCCAGTGTGGGAAAGCGTCCTTGAGACGACTTGCCCGACGCGCCAAATTGACGCACGCAGTGGGCAATCAGGAAAGAATCCCAACGTCCGTTGCGATGATGGCGATAGTGTAACGATGTGACGTGACGACTTCACCACAGTCTGTACTGTTATCTGCGATAGACGCAGCGGATTCACCCTCAAAACGAAAGTCAAATTGTCGCACCCCGCGGCATTTCGGCGCCTTTCGATGCGACAAATCGAACGTCCTGACTTTACCATCGTGTTGTCAGCCGATTCCTGACAAACCAGACCGACCGAGACAACATGGCGCGCCCGGCCGCAATCTTTCAATCTTCGGTAACGCCACTGGACCGTATTCGCAGCGGCGGCAAAATCCTTGCCGGCGTGGTCTTCATCGGCGTGCTGGGCTATCGGTACCTGGGAGGATACGGATGGTCCGATGCCGTTTGGATGGTCGTGATCACAATCAGCACGGTCGGCTATGGCGAGCACAGTCAATCCGACGCGTTGGTGAAATGGTTCACCGTCTTGGTGATTGTGTTCGGAATGACCGCATCGGTTTACACGTTCGGCGGTCTGTTTTCGATGATACTGGAGGGCGAACTTGATCGCGTGATAGGACGCCAGCGAATGAATCGTGAAATCGCCAAACTGAACGGACATGTCATCGTTTGCGGCTACGGTCGGATGGGCCAACATCTGGTCGACGGTCTACGCCATGCTTCGCGATCGATGGTCATCATTGACATCGACGAAGAAGCCATTGCCGCCGCCAGCGAAGCGGGTCTTTTGACCCTGCACGGCGACGCGACCAACGACGACCTGTTGACGATGGCGGGGATCGCCAAGGCGGAAACACTGGTGATCACATTGCCCGATGACGCGGACAATGTTTTCATCACATTGACCGGCCGCGGTTTGAATTCCAAATTCACCATCATCGCCCGCGCCGAGCAGGTCACCACCGAAAAGAAACTTCGCCAGGCGGGTGCCGATCGCGTGGTCATGCCGACGATCGTCGGCGCCAAACAGATGACGCGTCTGGTCGCCCGGCCGTCGACAGCCGATTTGATCGACGTGGTCACCGAGTCCAGTTTCAAAGACATCGATTTGGACGAAGTCCTGATACCAACGGGCAGCCCCATGTGTGGAAGGACCATTCGATCGATCGTTACGCTTCAGTCCCGCAACCTGTTGATCGTCGGAATCCAACGTGACGGTGCGGCCCTAAAGTTCAATCCCAACGGCGACGACCAGATCCACAGCGGTGAAACGCTTTTGATCCTGGGACACCCCGATAACATCCTGGCGTTTCGCCGGGACATCGCCGATTGACGCGACGCGGGATCGGTCGCGAAGACGCATCGCCGGCGGGCGAACAGGGCAGGGGACCGGCGCGATCGAATCTGGTATCCTTCGCGCAGCCTGGTTGTTCCGCCATCGCCATCCCCACGGCAGCGGACGGATCGAATTCGCGTGCCTCCTGTGCAAAAGCCGATATGGGACTGCTGATCTTTTACCTGTTCTTTGCGATCGGGTGCTCTTTCTATTGTTCGGTGGCCGAAGCCGTACTGCTGTCGATCACCCCGTCGTTCATTGCGACGCTGGGCCAGCAGAAACCAAAGGCCGCCAAACGCCTGGAAGATCTTAAAGACAATATTGATCGCCCGCTGGCGGCCATCCTCAGCCTGAACACCATTGCCCACACCATCGGTGCGGCCGGCGTGGGTGCCGAAGTGGTCCGGCTTTACGGGGACCAGTACCTGGCAGCCGCCAGCGCAGTGATGACGCTGTTGATCCTGGTGTTAAGCGAAATCATTCCCAAGACGATCGGGGCCCTGTACTGGCGGACGCTCGGGCCGATCGTGGCCACCAGCGTCCGCTGGCTGATTTGGATCCTGTATCCGCTGGTTTGGATGAGCGAGCGTTTGACACGGCTGCTTTCCGGCGGCAAGTCCCACCACACGCTGACTCGCGAAGAACTGTCAGCGATGGCCAAAATCGGTGCAAAACAAGGCGTTCTGGAAGCCAACGAACACCGCATTTTTGATTCGATGATTCGGTTTCCCCGCGTGACGGCACAAGAGGTCATGACGCCCCGCGCCGTGGTCCTAGCGGTCAGCGAATCGTCGACCGTGGCCGAAGCACTGGCCCTGGAATCGATCCTGTCGGTCTCTCGAATTCCCGTCTACGAAGGCACATTGGACCACGTGTCCGGATTCGTTTTGAAAGACGACCTGCTGTTGGCCCAGGCACGCGGCCAAGACACCGACCCAATCACCACTTATCGCCGTCCGCTGCTGACGGTTCGTGATGAAGTCCGGTTGCCACGCCTGCTGGACCAGTTGCTGCAGGGACGCCATCACATCGCCATCGTGGTCGATCAGTACGGCAGTGTCGTCGGCCTGGTCACGCTGGAAGACATCGTCGAAACTTTGCTGGACCTGGAAATCATCGACGAGCATGACCGCGAGGTGGACATGCAAAAACTGGCACGCCGTCGCTGGGAAAAACGCTTGAGCCAGAAAGAAAGCCAGGGCACGGCCGTGGTCCAGCCCAACATCGCAGAAACCGATGAAGACGCCGCCGGCCACGAAAACACGCCGGACGCATAGCTCTCCCCAACGGCACCGATCAGGGCCAGCGCTCAGATCGCTTCCGGACCGCGTTCGCCGGTTCGGATCCGGACACAATCGTCCATCGGCAAGACAAAGATTTTGCCGTCACCGATTTCACCGGTTTCGCTGGATCGCCCCCCGGCCAAAATTGCATCGACCGTCGGCTGAACAAAGTCTTCGTTGACGGCGATTTGCAGCTGGACTTTCCGCACCAGACTGACACCACCGGTCGACGGGCGGATCGCTGAGGTTTGACCTTTCTGGCGACCGAACCCCTGACAATCGACCACCGTCAATCGGTGCACTTCCACGTTGGTCAACGCTTCTTTGACGGCATCCAGTTTGGTCGGCTGGATGATGGCAATGATCAGTTTCACGTTCGATCAGGTCGTCGGAGAACAGGTCGTCGGAATGCACACCGGGCCGTTCGGATGCTGCCAATCAATGCCGAGACGGCTCGGACAATCGACCTCGGCTGGGCACAGGCCAGTCAATGGGCACGGGTGAAACAGTGGAAACCAGCGGGCATGGATCGGCAAGGGGACCGGGGGACCAAGCCATTCTTCCGGACCTTGCGATTCAAACTTACAAGCGTTGCTTTGATTCGCCGCAGTGCATGGGCCGTGAACACGCACGTCGGTCCCAACCGCGACGGATTCTCGGCAATGCCACCGGAAAGTTTTGGCCCGCCGACGCGATCGGTCCAGCCAACAGCAACAGTCGCCCCGGAAACGCGGATCATCCGTGCATAAAAAAAGCCCGGCCTAGCGAGCCGAGCATGAAAAAACCCCGACCCGCATCGGATGAGGCGGACATCCGATGCGGGAAACCGGGGCCCTTCTGGCCCAGGCAAGAGCCGAGAAGTTCAAGCGAAACGTGTGGCCAAGGCCGTCACGTCTCGATGTTCAGCAAAACGGTTCGGTCGGAACCCGAACACTTATCAATTCCGTTGCACTTCGCGTGCGATAGAGCCCAACCGGGTGCCCCGCCGCCGTCGAATTCGAATCGACCGGCGACGGGACGCGGTGGGTAGCTCCCATTATTCGCCTAGCCCTAGGCGATCGCCCCGCCGGCGACCGCATCGGACGGATAAGCGTGCATGCCGTGCTCGGAGATATCCAAGCCAGCTTGTTCTTCCTCAGGGCTGACTCGCAGCATCCCGATGGCTTTCAAAACACCGAAGACAACCGACATGGTGACGAAGGCCCAAACACAGATCACGACGGTCGCGATGACTTGAACCGTGATGAATCCGCCGCGGGTCATGTCGTCGGCCGGGATGTCGCCGAAGATGCCGGTGGCGATTCCGCCCCAGACACCGCACAGACCGTGAACCGGCCATGCACCGACGGGATCGTCGATCTTCAGCTTGTCCAGCAGGACGATACCCAAGACGACCAGGGCACCACCGATGCCGCCGATCACCAGAGCTTCGAACTGGCCGACGCGGTCACAGTTGGCCGTGATCGCCACCAAACCACCCAAAACGCCGTTCAACGCCATCGTCAGGTCGGGCTTGCCGAACAATCCCCAGCCCAAGATCATCGCCAACACTGCACCGGCCGAAGCCGCGATCGTGGTGGTCAGAGCGATGTAAGTGGTCGCTTCGGCGTTCATTGCACCGCTGTAGGTCAACTGGCTGCCGGGGTTGAATCCGTACCATCCGATCCACAGGATGAAGACGCCCAAAGCGGCGAACGCGATGTTGTGTCCGGGGATCGGAATACTCTTTCCGTCGGCACTGTAGCGGCCCAAACGCGGCCCCAAGAAAATTGCACCTGCCAGGCCGGCGAAGCCGCCGACCGCGTGCACCACGACGCTTCCGGCAAAGTCTTGGAAGCCCATGGCATCCAGGAAACCACCGCCCCACTTCCAGGCACCACTGATCGGATAGATCAAGCCCGTCAGAATCGCACTGTAAACCAAGTAGGCACCGAACTTCATCCGCCCGGCAACCGAACCCGAAACGATCGTTGCGGCCGTCGCGGCGAAAGCAACCTGGAACAGGAAGTCAGCCGAGTTACTAGCGTAGGCACCATCGCTGTAGGTCGGTGCGGCGGCCCAAACTTCGGCACCGTCGACTTCTTCGACCTGGGCGTCACGGCTGATGAACGCCGACGGCGATCCCAGATAACCGTCCGCGATCCAGCTGCCCGGGTACATCAAGGAGTACCCAATGAACAGGTAAAGAAGAACGCCGACCGAGAGGTCCATAACGTTCTTGGCCAAAATGTTGACCGTGTTCTTGGCACTGTTCATCCCGACTTCGACCATGGCGAAGCCGGCCTGCATGAACAACACCAACACGGCACACACGAACATGATCAACGTATTGATCGTGTAATCGTTCGCATCGTCGTAGCTGAGGGCCGACACCTCATCACCGGCGTTCCAACCCGCCGGCGCTGAATCGGCGTCGCCGCCTGCGTCAGCTGCGTCGGCCTCCATGACCGAAGCGGCATCCTCCTGAGCCGAAGCAACTGTCGCAAGCGGCGCACCGACCCCCAACATCCCCACGAGGAGAGCGATCACGAGCCAATTGGCTCCAAACATGTTTCTCATCAAATCTCGCCTTCAACACATGATGTGAATTGGTTGAAGCGAGCGGCACGAGTGAAGCCTTACGCTCGCTTCGAAAACAAAACGGATGAGCGAATCTCCGTCGATCCACACCGTCGGCCCCTGCCCGGGCCATCCATCGAATCGCTCGAAAGCCGACGACGGAAGTATCTTCTGATCAACGCTCGACGGTTCTGCTTGGCACGTTGCGAGCCACTGGGGTGTGCCAAATCAAAAAACGAATCACAAGTCACTGAAGGCAAAGCACTTAGGTTTTTGAATTTTTTCTAAAGACCGTCCGAACAGCCCTCAGGAGCCTCCCCTCACTGCCCAAGCAACAGGCAGCACCGCCCGCCCCGACGCCTAAAAAGCATGCACACCGGCACCGGCGGCCTGTGACATCTATTTGGACCCGCAAATCGCGGACTTTGCACTAATCGCTCCGAAGGGAAAAACGGACACCACAAACACAGAGCTGCTTAAGAAGTTGGCGGTCGGCCGCATCACCGGCTGGTCCTGACAAGCGGTGACGACGGACTTGATGGGCGCGTCCAGGCTGCCCCCCAACCGCCCGTCGGGCGAGACGATATGGCTCGGGGCCCCTGAACCCCACAAAAAAAGCCACCGTCCAGATCCGGAGATCTGGACGGTGGCCTGATTCATTCGATCGTTGCCGGTTCCAACCGGGCGAACAATTCTCGGGCAAGTCACCCGAGTGTCGGCAGCTTAGAACAAGAAGATCGTGTCGATGCCGAAGGTGAATTGATCGTCATCGCTGTTTTCCAGGATGTCGGTCGGATCGCCATCGACCCAGTCCCAACGAATTTCCGGACGAACCAGAACGTTGGCGTGCGGCTTGTAATTCACACCGCTGGTCAAGGCATAGATGTCGTTGTCGGTGTTGAACACGCCGGCGTCGGCTTGGTACCACTCGAAACGAGTTCCCACGGCCCAGCAGTCGCTGAGGGTGTAGATCAGGTACTGGTTGATGCCGAAGGTGTCACGAACGGTCGCGCCGTCGATGTCTTCGGTGTCCAACAAGTCCGACTGGAAGATGTACTGCAGATTGTCGCTGACCGCGTAGTCGGCGACGATCGAGTGCATGTATCCGTTTTCGCCACGACCGACGACACCATCGACAACGCGGTTGATGTTGCCATCGCCGAAACGTCCGCCAACGGTGGCGTAGGTGACCGTCAGGCTATCGGTCAGCCCGACCGAAACGCCGCCCAAGAAGGCATCACCATTGTCTTCGAAACCACTGTCCCAGCCCAAGACGTATCCGCCCATCACGCTGACGTGATCGCCGACGTTGTAGGTCGCCAGTGCACCGGTGTGGGTGAACGGCTCGCTGTTGTACATCGTGTACGCGTGGCTGTAGAAGAAGTTGTCAGGGGCGGTAACGACTTCCCATCCGATGATGGTGTAGAAGTGACCGGCCTTGACCGACAAATCGCCGTAGCCAGCTTCGACGTACAGCTGGGGCATGGCGTGACCGTAATCGGTCCCGTTGTCCCAGTCGTTGTCCCAGTGATTGTTGGAGATGCCGAACGCTTGGGTGTCTTGCGAGTCGGTACCGTAGACGTAATCGATGCGACCACCGATGTCGAAACCGTCGGAGGTATCGATCGCCTTTTCAGCGTACAACCAAGCTTGGTGCAGCTGATATTCGTCCGGCCGACTGTTGAACAGCGGCAAAGCGGCGGTGTGGTAGCCCATTTGGACCCAACCACCGATGCTGAACCCTTCGTATTCACCGAACAGGGTGAAGGGATCGCCAAGATCGCATTCGCCACCGAGGCATCCACCGCCCAGGCCACAGCCGCTATCGCATCCGCTGTCACAGCCGTATGAAGGCAGTCCATCACAGCCGCCCATGTCGCAAGCCGACATGTCGACGTCACAGCCGGTTTCACAGTGTCCGACTTGTTGAACACCATTGTCTTGGTAGTAACCAGATTGCACTCCGGCGGCCGATGCGGTTGTTCCACAACAAATCGCGGCCAAGAGAGCGAGTTTGCTCAATTTCATCCGTTGGACTCCCCATCCATGTGTTTGGCAGCACGCAAAACAATCCGCATCAGGAAACCGATTCCTGGCCGCGGAATTCATCGCAACAACTGCCGGCCGCATTCCAGGACGTCGTGTCCTGTTTCACGGCGGGCCAGACCGGCGTCTTTCGTGTGGTCTCCACCTGAAAGAATCAACGTGATTCCTCAG
The Crateriforma spongiae DNA segment above includes these coding regions:
- a CDS encoding ammonium transporter, producing the protein MLGVGAPLATVASAQEDAASVMEADAADAGGDADSAPAGWNAGDEVSALSYDDANDYTINTLIMFVCAVLVLFMQAGFAMVEVGMNSAKNTVNILAKNVMDLSVGVLLYLFIGYSLMYPGSWIADGYLGSPSAFISRDAQVEEVDGAEVWAAAPTYSDGAYASNSADFLFQVAFAATAATIVSGSVAGRMKFGAYLVYSAILTGLIYPISGAWKWGGGFLDAMGFQDFAGSVVVHAVGGFAGLAGAIFLGPRLGRYSADGKSIPIPGHNIAFAALGVFILWIGWYGFNPGSQLTYSGAMNAEATTYIALTTTIAASAGAVLAMILGWGLFGKPDLTMALNGVLGGLVAITANCDRVGQFEALVIGGIGGALVVLGIVLLDKLKIDDPVGAWPVHGLCGVWGGIATGIFGDIPADDMTRGGFITVQVIATVVICVWAFVTMSVVFGVLKAIGMLRVSPEEEQAGLDISEHGMHAYPSDAVAGGAIA
- a CDS encoding potassium channel family protein gives rise to the protein MARPAAIFQSSVTPLDRIRSGGKILAGVVFIGVLGYRYLGGYGWSDAVWMVVITISTVGYGEHSQSDALVKWFTVLVIVFGMTASVYTFGGLFSMILEGELDRVIGRQRMNREIAKLNGHVIVCGYGRMGQHLVDGLRHASRSMVIIDIDEEAIAAASEAGLLTLHGDATNDDLLTMAGIAKAETLVITLPDDADNVFITLTGRGLNSKFTIIARAEQVTTEKKLRQAGADRVVMPTIVGAKQMTRLVARPSTADLIDVVTESSFKDIDLDEVLIPTGSPMCGRTIRSIVTLQSRNLLIVGIQRDGAALKFNPNGDDQIHSGETLLILGHPDNILAFRRDIAD
- a CDS encoding P-II family nitrogen regulator; this translates as MKLIIAIIQPTKLDAVKEALTNVEVHRLTVVDCQGFGRQKGQTSAIRPSTGGVSLVRKVQLQIAVNEDFVQPTVDAILAGGRSSETGEIGDGKIFVLPMDDCVRIRTGERGPEAI
- a CDS encoding hemolysin family protein gives rise to the protein MGLLIFYLFFAIGCSFYCSVAEAVLLSITPSFIATLGQQKPKAAKRLEDLKDNIDRPLAAILSLNTIAHTIGAAGVGAEVVRLYGDQYLAAASAVMTLLILVLSEIIPKTIGALYWRTLGPIVATSVRWLIWILYPLVWMSERLTRLLSGGKSHHTLTREELSAMAKIGAKQGVLEANEHRIFDSMIRFPRVTAQEVMTPRAVVLAVSESSTVAEALALESILSVSRIPVYEGTLDHVSGFVLKDDLLLAQARGQDTDPITTYRRPLLTVRDEVRLPRLLDQLLQGRHHIAIVVDQYGSVVGLVTLEDIVETLLDLEIIDEHDREVDMQKLARRRWEKRLSQKESQGTAVVQPNIAETDEDAAGHENTPDA
- a CDS encoding porin, producing MSACDMGGCDGLPSYGCDSGCDSGCGLGGGCLGGECDLGDPFTLFGEYEGFSIGGWVQMGYHTAALPLFNSRPDEYQLHQAWLYAEKAIDTSDGFDIGGRIDYVYGTDSQDTQAFGISNNHWDNDWDNGTDYGHAMPQLYVEAGYGDLSVKAGHFYTIIGWEVVTAPDNFFYSHAYTMYNSEPFTHTGALATYNVGDHVSVMGGYVLGWDSGFEDNGDAFLGGVSVGLTDSLTVTYATVGGRFGDGNINRVVDGVVGRGENGYMHSIVADYAVSDNLQYIFQSDLLDTEDIDGATVRDTFGINQYLIYTLSDCWAVGTRFEWYQADAGVFNTDNDIYALTSGVNYKPHANVLVRPEIRWDWVDGDPTDILENSDDDQFTFGIDTIFLF